In Lacerta agilis isolate rLacAgi1 chromosome 8, rLacAgi1.pri, whole genome shotgun sequence, one genomic interval encodes:
- the ZNRF1 gene encoding E3 ubiquitin-protein ligase ZNRF1 has product MGGKQSTAGATATGRSRGGPLAGVSSDDSAVPPPGGAPHFGHYRGAGGGGGGPAMGLRSRSVSSVAGVGVGLGMEPAAAGSVPFGLYTAAAAAGATTTTTAAAGADSERGPGGGSGADSTPYAHGNGFQETGGGHHRDGMLYLGSRASLADALPLHIGPRWFSSHSGFKCPICSKSVASDEMEMHFIMCLSKPRLSYNDDVLTKDAGECVICLEELLQGDTIARLPCLCIYHKSCIDSWFEVNRSCPEHPSD; this is encoded by the exons ATGGGCGGCAAGCAGAGCACGGCGGGCGCAACAGCCACGGGGCGCTCCCGGGGCGGGCCCTTGGCCGGCGTGTCCAGCGACGACAGCGCGGTGCCGCCGCCCGGGGGAGCCCCCCACTTCGGGCACTACCGGGgcgcgggcggcggcggcggagggccCGCCATGGGCTTGCGCAGCCGCTCCGTCAGCTCCGTGGCCGGCGTGGGCGTAGGGCTGGGCATGGAGCCCGCCGCGGCCGGCAGCGTCCCCTTCGGCCTCTACACGGCGGCGGCTGCAGCGGGGGCCACCACGACGACGACAGCCGCGGCGGGAGCAGACTCAGAGCGGGGTCCCGGCGGCGGGTCGGGCGCGGACTCTACCCCTTACGCCCATGGCAACGGTTTCCAGGAGACGGGAGGCGGTCACCACAGAGACGGGATGCTCTACCTGGGGTCCAGGGCCTCCCTGGCTGATGCGTTACCTCTGCACATCGGACCCCGGTGGTTCAGCTCGCACAGCG GTTTCAAGTGCCCCATTTGTTCCAAATCCGTGGCTTCCGACGAAATGGAAATGCACTTTATCATGTGTCTGAGCAAGCCCCGCCTCTCCTACAATG ATGATGTCCTAACAAAGGATGCAGGAGAGTGTGTCATCTGCCTGGAGGAACTCCTGCAGGGGGACACGATAGCCCGGCTGCCCTGCCTGTGCATTTACCATAAGAG